In the genome of Ictalurus punctatus breed USDA103 chromosome 3, Coco_2.0, whole genome shotgun sequence, the window TCTGGATTTACCTCTTCATCAAGGTCACATTATTCTAGTGTTCCAGttacaaacataaaatattgcATGCACTCTTAGGAAAGGGATATTAAATATACAGCCCTAAAGTGTAACCTGTTTTGTCTCTGTGGAAGAATCTTTaaaatagtttatatatatatatatatatatatatatatatatatatatatatatatatatatatatatatatatatacacgtgtgtgtgtgtgtgtgtgtgtgtgtgtgtatatatatatatatatatatatatatatatatatatatatatatatatatatatatatattcattttagCAAAAAGTACAGGCAGAACCTGTTGGAGGTAAGAACCTTTAAAATCACCTCgagcaactctctctctcttttcctaaACTACCacaattatttgtgtgtgtgtttggagctAGAAACTGGGTTAACTGATgtctgacttaaaaaaaaaaccctctttcaTATTCACAGTTCCAGTGTGGGTTGATGCAATGCTGCCACCTTGAGGACACACAGATCATATACCATCGAAAGCAGGCTGGGCGTGCATGACcaaaacacaatacacaatgCACTGCGATTTTACTTCCAGATATTGTAAACATATCCTCTGTATTTCCGACGTTATTTAAAACATTCCTAATGTGTATTCACAGCAAATGTCTGACCATTATCCATAATGTAACTGAATATCTTACACCGCAGACTTGCTTTTTAGCATAATTGTCTCCAGAAGTCAACTGTTCATTgattcagtaaatgtttattcagtTTTTCAAACACATACTCTGTATAATTACGCATAATTGAAGGGAAGTCGCTCGTTACTGACAGGTTCATGCGAAAATTTACCTAAACAGTCGGTAAATGGCCTTTCGTCATCGCAACATGTAATTTCTCTTGAGGTATTACAGCTTGAGCTATTTGCAAGACACAGCAGCTGTTTACTGGTGCCAGCATATGCGcacttgtgcgtgtgtgtgtgtgtgtgagagagagagagagagagagagagagagagagagagagagagcgaaagagagagagagagcgagagagatcgCCACGTGACACATCTCGCCAATATCCTTCTGCAAAGCCACTCAGCATCATGGCTGCGGATGCTGCGGATGCTCTCCTCTCGCTCTGCATCCCGGCACCATGGCAGCTGCCGTTGCTGCTTCTCCTCTTCTCGCATCTTCCTGGTCACACCCTCGGCCTGTTAGGCTTCCGTCCAGAGGACACGAGTCCGGCGCTGTCTGTGCAAAATGGACTGCTGAGGGCGACCGAGGGAACGCGCTTCGTGTTGCGAGTGTACTACGCAGTGTCGCCGCAGAGGATGAACCGAAACGCGAGCTCCAGAGCTGATTCTACCACCGCGCCGTGGATCGCTTTTGTCGAGGAGCCGCAGCCGGGCCGAGAGGGTCAAGCTCACCCCAAGCGGAACTTATGCGTGGAAGAGAGCGCACGAACTTCTGACATAGAGCTGCTGGGTTCGTTCAAGTCGGCCTCCAGCCAGAATTCCATCCTCGTGGAGCTGCTGGCCAAAGACCTACGGCGAGGGGAGAAAGTCAAATATTATTCCATGTGCGCCTTTGACGGGGCCAAGTGGGAGCACTTTAGGTCCAGGGACTTCTGGCTCGCGGTGGTCGAGCGGCCACCGCACGCGGACGGATGGCTTCAGGCGACTCTTTCTGTGCTGTTGCTGGCTCTGTCTGCACTCTTCAGCGGACTGGTTATAAGCATGCTCGCCCTCGACCCCGTGGAGCTGAAAGTGCTCCAAAACAGTGGCACGGAGAAGGAGCAGAAGTACGCGGGCAAGATCGAGTCAGTGCGCAAACATGGCAACTACGTTCTCTGCACGTTGGTGTTATGCAACGTGTTCACCAATACATTTTTAGTTGTTTGGATGTGCCAGATTCTCGGAGGCACGCCTCTGTCCACCGCCGCCTGCACTTTTCTGATCTTTGTCGTTGGGGAGATTCTCCCGCATTCCGTCGCATCCAGACACGGACTGGCCATAGCATCTAAAACCATCTGGCTCACTCGGCTGCTGATGCTGGTCACTTTTCCCATCACGTACCCGATTAGCAAACTATTGGATAACATGTTGCATCAAGAAATAAGTAACTTTTACACCCGTGAAAAGTTACTGGCGATGCTGCGCGTCACAGATCCCTATCATGACCTGGTGAAAGAGGAACTCAACATCATACAGGGAGCCCTGGAGCTTAGGACCAAAACGGTCGAGGATGTTTTGACCCCGCTCAATGATTGCTTTATGCTGTCTTCTGACGCCATCCTGGATTTCTACACGATGTCTGACGTCATGCAGAGCGGTTATACTCGCATCCCTGTTTTTGAGAACGAGAGGTCAAACATTATTGACATTCTGTTTGTTAAAGATCTGGCCTTCGTTGATCCAGATGACTGTACTCCGCTTAAAACCATCACTCAGTTCTACAAACATCCTTTGCATTGTGTATTTAATGATACCAAGCTTGATGCAATGCTCGAGCAGTTCAAGAAAGGTAAGTATCAAAAACATTCAGTGGTTAACTGCAGTAGAGCTGCTGATAAGGTTTCAAAAAATTTGCTGATTACAACCCTGCAACACATACTACTATTAAATTAAACATCAACTCTACCTGTACAGTTACCCAAAACGACAGTTGggcaaaataataaaacatacacaGATTTGACCACTGGTTTAGTTTCTTTTGGCTGAGTAGCTGATCAGAAAGCTGGATGCAAAGTTGAATGATTTACTAATTTATCCTTATAGTATGATACATGAGTTTCATGAACCTATGACTTTCTTTGAGCTGAAGACTCAGCATTATTTTATAGACAGAATTCACTTTATCAAATGAAAGAGAAAGTAATTGAGTGTGCACTGTTGAGTTGAAAGTACTGTGGAGTATCATTCCATCTGAGCTCTGTATTGTGGCTAGAAATAGAGTTGATCTGCTTTGACATCTGGCATAAATTCATGCACTGGGGTTTAAAACTGTGAAACAGCATTCACTGGATATTATGTAACACTGACTTATCCAGATTGCCAGCATCTACTGTGCAAAAATTTTTGTAATTCTGTTTTGAGAAACTCGGTAGGAGATAGTAGAGCGGCAAAATTTAACGTTTTATTATGTTTCAGCACATACTGTAGGTCTACATGCTGAAATATTCCATTGGAATGAGAGATGAACatgcacactatatatatatatatatatatatatatatatatatatatatatatatatatatatatatatatacattttacttttctttaaaaaaaaaaagaaagaaagaaattcagtTCTGCATTGGACATTGAATGAGTAGATACTTCAGGGCAAATTAAACCTGCTGCAGTGACCTTTCTCCCAATCACTGTCTCAGCTTCGAGCCATAGGGAATAAAATGTCAGGGGTTGTATTGAGGAAGATTTTGTCTCTCTCAAACTGAGCTCCCCAAGCATTAGTCTTTGAAGCTTCCACCCCCTGCTGCTTCCACTAAATGTGTTATAAGGGAAATCATGAAATATGCAAGTTCAACCTTTTCTTCTGTCAGAGTTAGGAGGGGCAGTTTAGTGACATTTTGATTGGTGTTTGTTTATAGGGAAAGGAATTAGCAGATTCTCACTGCAGTCAGTTTGGAATGGAATAAACCACACGTTATCACAGCTTCTAAACTTGAGCAGATGAAAaacattaatattataaatgcattaattacaaaataaatgtatttgcaGATTCTTCCAATTTTAAAGAACTGATTTTAAAGAACCTTTAGGCACATGTCAGATTATCTTCATACAAAAGTGACCAAGTGTTGAAGAGCGGATGTGTTTGGTGGTGCAAAATGCTAGTTATGTATGTAACTTTGGTTCTGTGAACCACAGATAACAGTCAGGACTGGCGCAcgtgataatgagtctttattgatcaaaTATAGATATGCACAgttaaattcttttctttgcatacctcagcatgtcaggaagctggggtcagagttcatggtcagccatgatacagtgcccctgcagcagagagggttaagggccttgcttaagggcccaacagtggcagcttggcagtgttggggcttgaacccccccaccttccgatcagtaacccagagccttaactgccaagccaccactacctGTGCACAGGCATACCAAGAGCTTCTAACAAAGACACAAACTAAACTATAACAtagtatttgcaataaataccACAGCCATCTTTTCCTGGAACCTTCTCATAGTAGGCACTGGTTCCCAAATGAGAAGGAACCATGGCAATTATTTGATGTCATTCCACTGGGAGCAGCAATGTTAGCCTTGTAGAACCTAGAGAAGATACACAGTAACACCCAAGGAGAAGTATTCAGAAGGTCTTGGATCAGACCAAGCAGTGCAGCAGATGTAGTTGATTAGTTGCACAGCATTCATGAAACAGCTTCCAGCTAAGGGCATACAAGGCCTAGGTACTTTTTGTGGTCAGGAAAGTTTCCAGAACTGCCAGGTCACAGTCCTCAGTCTGTGTTTCATCCTGAAAGACCAAACCCACAGGTACAGGTGACCTGGCTGGGGCATCCAAAATTTTCCGTTCATTTGAGGTAGCAGATTTGCTCAGGGATGAATATAACAGGGTGTTTTGGACCACTTTTCATGGAACAAGGCCTTGCCAGCCATCTCAGAGCCACAAGCTAGACTCTGTGGCCTAGTTGCTGAAATCCATGCAACATGGGAACAATCAGGAGTAGAGGCATAAAATAGATGGCAGGGCTACAATGAGTTGTGAGTTGGCTTGGCATCAGCAAAAAAGGTCCACCTGTAACCAAGTGGACGCCTTTAACCCTCTGTGTCCCCATGGCACCTCATGACCATGTAGCCAGTGAGTGAGGAGAGTGTGGTCTCTCTGATCAGACACCCCGTCCAAGCAGATCCATTTTGGTTAGGAAAGTTTTACTTCACAAGCAAGCTAGAGCCTCTGCTCCTCTCACTGAGACAAGGACTGATAAATGATAAgatgaaatataattttatctgCAATTTTACAGTATTTGTTGAACATCAGTGTTAAAACACAGACTTGCACACGAATATGTACAACATTTATATTGTAAAACTAACTGAAGGAACATCTTAAACACCttcagaataattttttttgtagacaCTACAGTTTTGGGGGACAAGATAAATGTAGCTTTAATCGTAGTCGCAAACTGTTAACATAGATAACATATGGTACATATGGGGTACATGTGGTCCAACATATCTACGATTTTGGTAGAAATATGGGGAAAGATGGTTGTATGACAGCAGCATTATTGCAAATTTTGTGTCATACATCATGACTGGAAGGTCTCAGCATGTGATCCATGTATCCAAGTGAAGAGGTCAAACAGAAGCAGAGTTTACAGGCTCTTAATTCTACCAATTCTTGTGTATTCTAAGGATTTTCCCTCtctaatattttttcattttaaaaactgagATAAAATATCCAAATCAActgtattatttgttttaaatgagcCATTTTAAAAGCACAGATATGGGTTTAAAGGGtcatataattatttttaaacatttttaaacgttcattattttgtttattggttgTAGTAGAATAGactaacatgttttaatgtccaaaaaacacattatttgtcaCATCTTctacattattgcagtacctctattctcaggctgcctgaaacgctccgatttctccaaagcccctccttccaaaaagcccagagtgccctgattggccagctgacccattGACCCATTTGACCTAattggccaaaaacctcaagcGTATGTCGGAAATGTAATGCCTCTTGGCTTAGCTTCAGCCTCCAAGacttctaaagcaattctaagctCCTAAGCAACATGTCGTCTGTTTTACGGTATCAGTTTTACCCcgagtcagattcagaaaatgcaGATGATCAAGCGGAAGCAACTTTGCAACCTTTTATAATGGTAAGTTTTTACTTCATAACTCTCTCACCTTTCAGATACGATGTAAATTCCGATGCCCTGCTGGCGGGCCATCTCGTTGTTAAGTGCAAAACTATGCTATGTTCACAGTTGCTTTTGGTACTCGTGTgatatatctttggaaagctaagattcttgtgattcgattgatataaaccATTTCAAGATATACTCAGAGCAGCTACAATCAATATCTCTGTCAATCCACCAACATAGAAACCTTTGTGTGTAAGAAGTTAGTGGCAGTTTCTCACTTCATTTCCTGTACTAGAACACCTGAATGCTACTACAACCAAGGGAGCTTTCTGAACTGATAAGCAAGTAGATACTCTTCCTTGTTCTGACTGGTTGGTGGtccacattattttttttcttctcctatTTACTGAGCCTGTGATGCCACAGAGACCTCTAAGGAAATATTTATATTGACAGATCATAATTCTGaccatgtacagtacagtggttGGCTGATTTGGAAGTCACTGGGGATAGCAAAACATGTTAGTAAAGGGTTGACTTTCAGAAATTGTACCGACGTCTTCTTAGCATCTCTAATCTTTTCTTCAATAGCAAATTTCAGATGCAGATGTAAACTAAGGCAAAAGACAATTGTAAACATATCACGCCAATGGAGGTCATGCAATTTGTGCAAGAGATTTGAGGAGATTTGCTTTAAAGATTATTCAGTGATCAGCAACACTGAAGCAGGTCATTAATAAAGGACATTTGCGCAAGTTACAGGTCACAAAGAGTTTATAGTCAGTTTTATATAAGTCCTGGAATCTGGCAGCATTTAGCCCATAAAAAGACAGTAAATAATTCTAATTATATGGTTTCTTCCACAAGCTAAGAATTCAGTTGTATTATTCTTAATTGTAAACAGACTTTTTCAAAAGAAATTCCAGATGTCTCAAATGTTACAAAAAGGGTTCAAGCATTACTTCCTGGGCCAGTGATCTTTATTGTCATAAACTACGCTGATTAATctagtggaatgaaatgaagttTGCATATGTTCAAAAAAGGATAATATGCAAATGCCATATGActacaaaaaagacaaaaccatACATAATTCTTGGCAAAATGTGGCATATTATTTGCTTTTCATCTGTGGCCTAAGTTATCTTACATAATCTGAATGGTATTTTTAATAGTCAGTccttcatatttatattattacacattctgtcatttttactatgataaaataaataatataacaccataaacacactaTTCTGGTGCTGTCAGCCTTATTGAGCTCATTGGCTGGCGGAACAGCAAAGGTAATCGTAGGGACTTTCACGTGGACTTCCCTTGGGGTGTTTTTGCATGTGTGTTGCTGTGTATGcacatattatataatagtgGAGTTATGTAATGCATCGTCCTTGACTAGCACGAGGCTGAAGGCTGAGCAATGCCTAATGTGTCCCATTACCTGAATCCAGAGAAACTCTCCACCTCAGTCAGTCTGACCTTCAATTACAAATATAATTCAATTATAAATCTGTTCAATTTAAAGTCAATCATTTGGCCAGACTGAGGTGCCATCTTCTGCTCTGAGGTGAAAGTGAGTGCATTATATCATATTACATAATCCGGTCTTTGTAAATTGATATTCCAAATCTGGCCATCTGATGCTTTCCAGACTCCCACAATTGAGTAAAGTAATTCTATGTACCCTCAAATGACTGTGCTGAGATTACAGTACTGTGCTGAGAGATGCGTTGGCACTCATGAGTTTTCAGGGAAGCTAGTAATTAGTTCTGACAGCTGGGTGTGCATTaaaaaagctgatttttttttttgctggatggtttttgttcattgttgttgttcatgGTCTGGTTAGATCTGTCAGTAGAGCCAGGCTCCCCAAACTGAATTGCATAATTCTTCACCACTGTTTACGTAAGGACAAGTCTGTATCTTCAAAAGACAGAACTGGGGCTGCTTAATTCCATCATCTGAATCTAAATCATCTGAATAATGAGATGTCTCATGCTCAGTCTTCTGCAGCAATATGAAATAGCCTGAATAGTTTTATAAAGGTCTGCAGTTTGCATTGCTCTATTAAATGCAAATTCAAATACAACTGAACAAAAATACATTATCCTActttatatacttatataaaaaatcttttttgagTACTTTTGGAAGCTTTTTTCCCATTATGATATGTTGttgtaaaatgaaacattttattttctcaaaCATCTTCTTTTACAGGGAAAAGCCACTTGGCCATAGTGCAGCGAGTCAACAATGAGGGAGAAGGGGACCCTTTCTATGAGGTTATGGGAATTATCACCTTGGAAGATGTTATTGAAGAGATTATCAAGTCAGAAATTGTGGATGAGACTGACTTGTACAGTAAGCATTGtgctttttcaaaatttccagatgcaattctctctctctctctctctctctctctctctctctctctctctctttctctctctctctctctctctctctattttttttttttcggattaccaccaccaccccctcTTCGGAGGACTGTTGAGATAGTGTCATTACATACTTCACAATGTAAAGAAGTCCCATGAAGACAGAAGATGTAAActaataaaagcatgaaaaacagcagagagaacatgcaaaagaTGTAAGACAATAGAAaccaaagacaaaaagaaacacaaatatAGTATGTGGCAGTATGTTTTTTATATCTTGGTAGGGGTCAAATATCCCCATAAATGTCGGAATATctgatggttttgaccttgcGGGAACATTTGGCTGGTCTGTATAAGAaaagctgatttaaaaaataataattttttaagaaaactgcagcttttattttaaaaaagaattaccaaaaggtttccttttggttattGAGGTTAAGGTTAAGTTTAGATTTGGGTATAGGCAtggcattaattagctgcattaataattatgttaataattactatCCTTAAAAGGATAGTAAAACAACcaagtgtgtatgtgcgtgaaCGTCTACAGATGTGTACTATGGCTGTGGCTACAAGTGCAGTCTTGCTGTGAGTGGTTGTTCTTGTTATAGTAGTAAAGGTTAAGGGGCCTCTGATGCAAAACATATACTATTTTTGGTATTATCATCATTTCTATAAAAGGTATTCTGCCTCTGAGAGAAAGTGGAAGGTTTGTGCAACACTGGAGGTTGTTATAAATTTTTTTGAGCAATGGATTAAAGCTTAGCTCTGACAGCTGGGAAGATATTTTTAATGCCCAAATATGTAATGTGGTCAGTGCTTATGGAGCTGGGTAGAGTCTGGATTGCAGTGTCTGATAAGTTGAAAGGTGGGAGAGTTGTTTTCTGATGGTCTGGATAGTGTTATATATTGAGGATGAAGGATTGTAGCAAGACTAAAATATCTGTGGCTGATTTTACGCTGTGCGTTAGATATTTttgatgtttatattttggCATATAGCTACAGCTAATGgttcaataaaaatggaaaCTAGGAATGGGAAGCATGGGCATCCTCTGTGCTATGCTTGTCTGTGTGTACGATGAATGTTTGCTAAATACATCATATATGTCCAACTCCAAGTAGACGTTAGTTCATTGTTTCAATTGTTTAAATTCTCGTAAACAAACAGTCAGCTAATTTATCTTCTGCATAAATGAGATTTGTACCATATGTAGTGCTTAAACTGTTCTTAAACTGTGCCTTTCCATGAATACACTGAGTTCAACTATGGAACAGAATAGAATATGGTTAATCAGATGTACATAGAATCatctgatttattttcactggctGAATGGGGGCATTGATGGCTTattggttaaggctctgggtttctgaccagaaggtcaggggttcaagccccagtgctgccaagctgccattgggcccttgagcaaggcccttaacactctCTGCTCCAATTACACTGCCTGGAGCACACTGGGCAACGTTCAGTATCATACTGCTGAGTGGCCAATGCTTCCACCAGTGAAGTCAAACCACGAcgtaacaacaaaaaaaaaaatggctgaatCATGAACCTTTTTAGGCTCTATATAAGCCTTTTTAGGCTCTATATATTTTCTATTTAGTGAAATTCaataattgtcttttttttttttgataagtGATAAGTTTTCCTCAGTGCATTTCTGTGTCTTTTAGCTGACAACCGCACTAAACGACGAGTATCTCACCACGAGAGGAAACAGCAAGATTTCTCCATTTTCAAACTTTCTGAGAGTGAGATGAAGTTGAAGGTCTCCCCTCAGCTGCTGCTGGCTACACATCGCTTCCTGGCTACAGGTAACTTTCTCAAGACACAACATTACATGAGAAGCGCTTAAGAACATCTTATGCATTTATATACTGAAAGTTGGTATGTGCACACAGTGGACcaatttttgttttccttttttccctcatcTCCTGTCAGAAGTGGAGCCTTTCAAGTCAACTTACATCTCAGAGAAAATCCTGCTGCGCCTCATTAAGCATCCAAGTGTTATACAGGAGCTGAAGTTtgatgagaagaaaaaaaaatctccaaagcaCTACCTCTACCAGCGCAACAAACCTGTTGATTACTTTGTGCTGATTTTGCAGGTAAATATAACCAGGTGAAGGGAAAACCCTTAACCTGACGAAATTTTGACATTTAAACAATATTGCACAAGCAAGAGTGCTGTTGTGCATGGCTGTGATTAGGCCACAGGTTATCAAAATCGTGTTAATATTCAGTACAACAACACAATTATGAGTCTGATATTGCCTTT includes:
- the LOC108262820 gene encoding metal transporter CNNM1 → MAADAADALLSLCIPAPWQLPLLLLLFSHLPGHTLGLLGFRPEDTSPALSVQNGLLRATEGTRFVLRVYYAVSPQRMNRNASSRADSTTAPWIAFVEEPQPGREGQAHPKRNLCVEESARTSDIELLGSFKSASSQNSILVELLAKDLRRGEKVKYYSMCAFDGAKWEHFRSRDFWLAVVERPPHADGWLQATLSVLLLALSALFSGLVISMLALDPVELKVLQNSGTEKEQKYAGKIESVRKHGNYVLCTLVLCNVFTNTFLVVWMCQILGGTPLSTAACTFLIFVVGEILPHSVASRHGLAIASKTIWLTRLLMLVTFPITYPISKLLDNMLHQEISNFYTREKLLAMLRVTDPYHDLVKEELNIIQGALELRTKTVEDVLTPLNDCFMLSSDAILDFYTMSDVMQSGYTRIPVFENERSNIIDILFVKDLAFVDPDDCTPLKTITQFYKHPLHCVFNDTKLDAMLEQFKKGKSHLAIVQRVNNEGEGDPFYEVMGIITLEDVIEEIIKSEIVDETDLYTDNRTKRRVSHHERKQQDFSIFKLSESEMKLKVSPQLLLATHRFLATEVEPFKSTYISEKILLRLIKHPSVIQELKFDEKKKKSPKHYLYQRNKPVDYFVLILQGRVEVEIGKEELKFENGPFTYYGMPAIMAVLPTVHRSPSRSSGLNHSDTTIHVGSLSQLSIGGGAYLPDYSVRQLTDLQIIKVTRNHYQNALTATRMDSSPQTPEADTQAGGERTTIPETRSNSIALPLPRSHHHTHHFRHPHSTSMLNEKNRIVRSKSDGQKSPSDSVFLRMDEIPYMRTECLEEPGGTDTVAVPKETGLSSSQLISSHSLNGSDDNLGKKLLRKLSNKKRKRSRDGEKPVEDICELSHVKT